A single window of Kineococcus rhizosphaerae DNA harbors:
- the purN gene encoding phosphoribosylglycinamide formyltransferase: MPARVVVLASGSGSTLQALLDAHDDSWRIVAVGSDKPGVKALDRAASAGVETFTVSPADFADRPAWDAALAAEVAGHEPDLVVLAGFMRILGAPMVEAFGGRMVNTHPALLPSFPGAHGVRDALAHGVKITGCTVHLVDAGVDTGPILDQAAVRVLDDDDETSLHERIKTQERELLTRVVGRLAATTTHPERTAPR; encoded by the coding sequence GTGCCCGCACGAGTGGTCGTCCTCGCCTCCGGATCCGGTTCGACGCTGCAGGCCCTCCTCGACGCCCACGACGACTCCTGGCGGATCGTCGCGGTCGGTTCCGACAAGCCGGGGGTGAAGGCCCTCGACCGGGCCGCGAGCGCCGGGGTCGAGACCTTCACCGTCAGCCCCGCCGACTTCGCCGACCGCCCGGCCTGGGACGCGGCCCTGGCGGCCGAGGTCGCCGGCCACGAGCCCGACCTCGTCGTCCTCGCCGGGTTCATGCGCATCCTCGGCGCCCCGATGGTCGAGGCCTTCGGGGGGCGGATGGTCAACACCCACCCCGCGCTGCTGCCCTCGTTCCCGGGGGCCCACGGGGTGCGCGACGCCCTCGCCCACGGCGTGAAGATCACCGGCTGCACCGTGCACCTCGTCGACGCCGGCGTCGACACGGGCCCCATCCTCGACCAGGCCGCGGTGCGCGTCCTGGACGACGACGACGAGACCTCGCTGCACGAGCGGATCAAGACCCAGGAGCGCGAGCTGCTCACCCGCGTCGTCGGCCGCCTGGCCGCGACGACCACCCACCCCGAGAGGACGGCACCCCGCTGA